GTATATAAAACAGCACTTAATATTTTCATAATCTGCCTCCAAATCCCCCTCAAAATCACTTATAACCTGCAAAAGATATTGACAATCAATTAAAATAATACGGTCAGCATTTCCATCTTCCCACTTTAATTATCATATTTGTGCGCATGAAACGGAGGGGCCCTGTATATTTGTTGGTGGTAGTGCTTACATGCTGTATCACGTTGCTATCGTGTGAATCCGCACCAGCGTCGGACGACCAGGCATATGGAGAAATAAAGCTCCGGCCCTACATGCGTGTGTGGGAAGATGCCACAGGCACGGCATCCGCGGACTCGGCACTCGCTCATATACAAAACTTCCAGGCGCTTACGACTACCAGGTTAACTAACAACACAGGCGTTTACTGGCTTACTTTCCCCAGCGAAATTATTGCGGGAAATCAAAACCCGCTGGTCGTCACGTTCGGCGCTCTATCATATGTTGACCTCTATCTATATGACAACGGGCGATTGCTATTGCATAAAAAATCAGGTACGCTCCGCAAGAACAGCGAGCTGGCCGCCAAAGACAGCCGTTCCCGTATCGCTTTTCCGAGGGATCTAAACGCTCATGCCCCCATCGTGTTACTGAGAGTACAACACACCAGGCATAACCGACGTGGCTTCAACTTTACCATTTACGAAAGACTGGAATACCTGGAAAAGCGCCGCAGTGATGAAGCGATGGACTTACGGCTGCAAGGCGCCTTGTGGGTGTTGCTGGCATATACGCTGGTGTGTTGGATGACGAGCGGTCTGCGTGCGTACGGATGGCTTTTGTTGTTCACGGCCGGACTCACGTTCTTCAACCTTTCATCGCAGGGGTATTTTGTGAACTGGTTTTTCCCAGAATCTCCGGCCACGGGATCGTTGTTCAATATTCATTTTGCGCACCTGGGCATTCTCGGTTTATACTTGCTGCTCATCGATTTCTGGGAGATCCGTCGTCACCACCGTTTGTTGTACACCTTTTGTAAAGTGGCGCTAGCGTTGCTCGTAATGCTATCTGCCATGTGTTGGGGTATCAACTACTTTACAGGCAACTATGCACTCACCGCGATGCTCAATATATGGTCGTTACTGTTCCATATCGTTTTTGCGGCCGTTGTTTTGTGGCGTTGCTGGCCGCACCTCGACCGGCCGAAGCGTTATCTCGCCTACGGCATCTGCATGTTCATTCTCACCTTTATCTGGATAGCCGGACGTTTATTGTTTGCAGAAGAAAAGTCGTTAAACGTTGGCTACCTGAGCAGCCTGATGACGATCGGCATATTTTTGCCCTTCTCAGCCGGCCTTGCGCTCAGCTTGAAAAATACTGAAAAAGAAGGCAAACAGGCCCTCAACGAATTAAATCGTCTCCAGGAAAAACAGAACGAGTTGCTGGAAGTGAAAGTGCGTAAACAAACGACGCGACTCAGATGCTACAATATTCAACTGCTGCAGCAAAACGACGAACTGGCTGAAAAAACAGACAAGATCGCTTTGCTGATCAATGAACTGAATCACCGGGTGAAAAACAACCTGCAACTGCTATATAGCATTGGCAGCCTGCAGCTCGACACGATCAGGGATGGTACAGCCCGCGGCATCTTCCAGGAAAATATCAGCCGAATAAAGACGATGTCGCTGGTGAACCAACGACTGTATCAACTCGAGGAATTACAACTCATAGCGCCGGGTGAACTGGTGCGGGAACTATCTGAATACATCCGGCATATTTACCATAAGGGACAGCCTGTACAGATAAACGTGGCTGCCAGCGACGACATCCGGCTGGACAGTCGGCGGGCACTGTATTTTTCGCTCATGCTCACCGAACTGCTTACCAATTCTTTCAAATACGCCTTTAATGATATGACTGAAGGTCGTATAGACATTTCCATCAGTATCAATGAAACTGGCACGGTCACCTGCCGCTATGCCGATAACGGTACCGGCTTGCAGCCCGGCGCCAATAGTAAAAAATCTACCGGCCTTTCCCTGGTTAACGAACTGGTAAGACAGCTACAAGGGCAGCTGGCTGTAAACCACACGCCAGGAATATTATACGAGCTTACGTTTGCCACAGGATGAGCAAGTTCCACTTTACCTATTAAAAGACAATTATGACACGGGTGTTGATTATTGAGGATGAATTTATTATTGCCAGGTTTATAGAGAAGCAAATCAAAAACCACTTTTCATGTGAAACAGCGATAGCGATTACAGCTGCCGAGACTATCAGCGAGATGGAGCGGTTCATGCCTGACCTGCTGCTATGCGACATCAATCTCGGCGACGGGCATTCAGGGATTGACCTTGTGCACCAACTGCAGCAAGCGTATCGATTCGAAGTAATTTATATCACCTCTTACAATGCAAAGGATATTATCGAACAGGCAATATCATCAGGAGCGGCGAACTATATCATTAAACCGGTGGATGAAATGCAGCTATTCGCAGGCGTTCGAATGGCCATAGGCAAGATTGAGAATAAAAAGGCAAACGATAGCACTGCCGCTACTTTAACACCGGCTGAGCAGCGAATCGTATCACTGATCGGCATGCGTAAGTCTACCAAGGAAATTGCGGAGGTGATGCACCTGAGCCCTTACACCATCAAAAATCAGCGACATAAAATATGTGTAAAACTGGGGTTGAAAGACGAAAACAATGCGCTACTGAAATGGGCTTTAAAACAACTCGAGCTAAAATGAAGCCGGCCGGTAAAAACCGGCCAGCTGTCAGTAAGTGTATTCGGTAAAAAAATTAAAACTTCAACTCCGCACCTACGCGTAGCGTATTAGCAAGCGGACTGCGTGACAATCCAGTGCCGGAGGGAATGATGTAAGACAGGTTGATGGTCGCAAAACTATATGCCACACCTGCTCCTAGTGTAAAATATCGCCTGTTGGCCGCATCCTTCATATCGAAGAAGTAGCCTCCACGCGCGAAGAACTGCTTATTATAATCGTATTCGGCTCCCAGTGATGCCGTGTAAGCACTATTGCCAAAAGAATTGATCCAACCAGCCACAACACCTTTGTTGTGATAATCCTCCATGCTTGCTGCATCGTTACCTTTTAAGGCCGGCACCAGCAATTTGTTTACATCGGCCCCGATTGTAAGTGACTGCTGCTCGTCCAACATAGTTGCATAAGACGCGCCCACACCCAGGTTTGATGGTATGTATTGCTTCTGATTTGCGTTATCGGTGTAAGCGATCTTGCCACCAAGATTGCTCAACACGGCGCCAAACGCCCATCCTTCGCCTTCCTCACGACCGTTATAGTAAACTGACAGATCACCTGCTACTGTTTGTCCAGCCTTATAATTGATACCATTCATTGCAGCACCATTAGCGAGGTTGGAATAAATATAGCGAAATGCAACGCCCACGGACAATTTACCCGATAACTGCCGGGTGTAGCCCAGCTCCGCCGACCATTCATTGGGCCTGCTGCGGCCAACACTTTTACCCTCAACGTCTGTCAGCTCGATGGCACCCAGGTTGAAATAGCGGATCCCAGCTACGATGGCCTGTGTGCTATCTAATTTATAATAAGCAGATGCTGCCAGCAAATGTGTACCATCCACACCGAAGTTGGTCATCCACGGCGTATAGGTTAATGAACCGCCCTTGGCACCGGCCAGGAAGGGAATTTTAGATAAGTTATAAAAGGAAGATGCAGCATCAGGTGCCGTAGCGATGCCCGTCTCTCCCATACCACCAGCACGTGCATCCGGGGAAATGCGCAGGAAAGGCACTGAGTTAGTAACGATGTCGATGGAGTTTACTTCTTGCGCAGCCCCCACAATTGGCGCACCGAGCAACATCGCTGCAATGGCCAGTTTCATATGGAAAGTGTTTTTCATTTCGCCTTGTTGTTTAGGTAAGTTAATCCCCCGGGATATTCAGCTCCCGGGGGAATGAGCAGGTTAGCGTACGATGCTTATCCTGGTTTTATAAGTATAGGTTTTGGTATTTACCATTAAGACATATATACCCTGAGCAAGACCCGAAGTATTGAGCGTCATGGTTGTACCCTGGAAGCCCAGGTCCTGCCGCAATACCACCTGGCCCAACATGTTCACCAGCATCACTTTACCGGTTGCCGGCACCACACCGTTGAAGCGGATATTGATGTTACCGCTGGTCGGGTTAGGATATACAGATTCTACGGTGGCGTTGAACAGCGCATCTACGGTAAACGCATTTGAGTTGATGTTACCATTGCCCACTGCGTCCATCACTGTGTTGGCTGCGATGTTGATGGCAACTGCTCTTTCTGATACCGGCATAATCGTCGCCTTATATTCGTTAGCACTTATCGCAGTAAAGGCCGTTACGGATGCATTTGTCAGCGTCAGTGAAGAGGCGGCGAAACCGGTTACTGATTCATTGAACTTAATGGTAATCTCGAATGCACCTGTTACAGAAGTTACGCCTGCTGAAATCGTTGGTACCGGCGATTCAGTATCCACCAACAAGCTGAAGCTACCACTGCGTGCACTGGTGTTACCGGCAGCATCTGTAACAGTTACAGCAAAGGTATTGTCGCCGTCTGGCAAAGGAGCCACTACGTCGTAAGTCCAGGTACCATCAGCGGCTACAGTTGCGGTACCAAGCACCTGTTCACCATGATAAATCGTAATGATGGTATTCGGTTCGCCGGTGCCATTCAACGAGGGTTTATTATTGTTCGTGTGCGGCTGGCCGTTGTGCAATACAGGTGTTGAAGGCATTTCAGGCACCACCGTATCTACCGTAAATTCAACCGGTGCACTTGCCTGGCTGGTGTTGCCCGCAGCATCCGTAG
This genomic interval from Chitinophaga horti contains the following:
- a CDS encoding histidine kinase dimerization/phosphoacceptor domain -containing protein, which codes for MRVWEDATGTASADSALAHIQNFQALTTTRLTNNTGVYWLTFPSEIIAGNQNPLVVTFGALSYVDLYLYDNGRLLLHKKSGTLRKNSELAAKDSRSRIAFPRDLNAHAPIVLLRVQHTRHNRRGFNFTIYERLEYLEKRRSDEAMDLRLQGALWVLLAYTLVCWMTSGLRAYGWLLLFTAGLTFFNLSSQGYFVNWFFPESPATGSLFNIHFAHLGILGLYLLLIDFWEIRRHHRLLYTFCKVALALLVMLSAMCWGINYFTGNYALTAMLNIWSLLFHIVFAAVVLWRCWPHLDRPKRYLAYGICMFILTFIWIAGRLLFAEEKSLNVGYLSSLMTIGIFLPFSAGLALSLKNTEKEGKQALNELNRLQEKQNELLEVKVRKQTTRLRCYNIQLLQQNDELAEKTDKIALLINELNHRVKNNLQLLYSIGSLQLDTIRDGTARGIFQENISRIKTMSLVNQRLYQLEELQLIAPGELVRELSEYIRHIYHKGQPVQINVAASDDIRLDSRRALYFSLMLTELLTNSFKYAFNDMTEGRIDISISINETGTVTCRYADNGTGLQPGANSKKSTGLSLVNELVRQLQGQLAVNHTPGILYELTFATG
- a CDS encoding DNA-binding response regulator, which encodes MTRVLIIEDEFIIARFIEKQIKNHFSCETAIAITAAETISEMERFMPDLLLCDINLGDGHSGIDLVHQLQQAYRFEVIYITSYNAKDIIEQAISSGAANYIIKPVDEMQLFAGVRMAIGKIENKKANDSTAATLTPAEQRIVSLIGMRKSTKEIAEVMHLSPYTIKNQRHKICVKLGLKDENNALLKWALKQLELK
- the porV gene encoding type IX secretion system outer membrane channel protein PorV, which gives rise to MKNTFHMKLAIAAMLLGAPIVGAAQEVNSIDIVTNSVPFLRISPDARAGGMGETGIATAPDAASSFYNLSKIPFLAGAKGGSLTYTPWMTNFGVDGTHLLAASAYYKLDSTQAIVAGIRYFNLGAIELTDVEGKSVGRSRPNEWSAELGYTRQLSGKLSVGVAFRYIYSNLANGAAMNGINYKAGQTVAGDLSVYYNGREEGEGWAFGAVLSNLGGKIAYTDNANQKQYIPSNLGVGASYATMLDEQQSLTIGADVNKLLVPALKGNDAASMEDYHNKGVVAGWINSFGNSAYTASLGAEYDYNKQFFARGGYFFDMKDAANRRYFTLGAGVAYSFATINLSYIIPSGTGLSRSPLANTLRVGAELKF